One segment of Candidatus Thermoplasmatota archaeon DNA contains the following:
- a CDS encoding PQQ-binding-like beta-propeller repeat protein yields the protein MKRICIAVALIFVIVNASIAFPLSFDNNDGLQDSPWPMFCHDVKHTGRSEYDTSGNPGTLKWKFETGEWVDSSPAIAEDGTIYVGAWGAPIFKGHLYAINPDGTLKWKFEADWIISSPAIGKDGTIYVGCDDGYLYAINPDGTLKWKFYCHDGHDIICRIHSSPAIGKDGTIYFSIVGPGCDKGRIYAISPDGTEKWHFDTGFWIYSSPAIGDDGTIYIGSHDYHLYAINPNGTLKWKFETGAEVRTSPAIADDGTIYIGSWDGYLYAINPNGTLKWKVLLPEDAEEAPAIAEDGTIYMGTVFGLSNGFLYAINPNGTLKWKFKTGVIHESPSIVGDGTIYVGAENYSYPLFQRGILYAINPDGTEKWRILVATSGISSSTAIGKDGTIYVGGHNTTSDGELVGGLYAIGGIKIERPKQGFLYFNDREIMPTKYGNTIIIGKISVNIYAFNEENVSKVEFYLDDGLVGVDTAAPFEIVLNEKAFWKHTLKAKAYYIDGSTPVQEMDLFIFNLGLSQI from the coding sequence ATGAAAAGAATATGCATTGCAGTTGCTCTTATATTTGTCATAGTAAATGCTTCGATAGCTTTCCCTTTATCTTTTGATAATAATGATGGCTTACAAGATTCACCTTGGCCAATGTTTTGCCATGATGTAAAGCATACAGGAAGGAGTGAGTATGATACAAGCGGCAATCCCGGCACACTAAAGTGGAAATTTGAAACAGGGGAATGGGTAGATTCCTCCCCAGCTATAGCAGAAGATGGAACAATATATGTTGGAGCATGGGGAGCACCTATTTTTAAAGGGCACTTATATGCAATAAATCCAGATGGTACATTAAAATGGAAATTTGAAGCAGATTGGATAATATCTTCTCCAGCTATAGGAAAAGATGGAACAATATATGTGGGTTGTGATGATGGCTATTTATATGCAATAAATCCAGATGGTACATTAAAATGGAAATTTTATTGTCACGATGGTCACGATATAATATGTAGAATACATTCATCTCCTGCTATAGGAAAAGATGGGACAATTTATTTTAGCATAGTTGGACCAGGATGTGACAAAGGCAGAATTTATGCAATATCCCCTGATGGAACAGAAAAGTGGCATTTTGATACTGGCTTTTGGATTTATTCTTCTCCAGCTATTGGTGACGATGGAACAATATATATTGGATCGCATGACTATCATTTATATGCAATAAATCCAAATGGTACATTGAAATGGAAGTTTGAAACAGGAGCAGAAGTAAGAACATCTCCTGCAATAGCAGATGACGGAACAATATACATAGGATCATGGGATGGATATCTGTATGCAATAAATCCGAATGGAACATTGAAGTGGAAAGTTCTACTGCCAGAAGATGCGGAAGAAGCTCCAGCGATAGCAGAAGATGGAACAATATATATGGGAACAGTCTTTGGACTATCTAATGGTTTTTTATATGCTATAAATCCTAATGGCACGTTAAAATGGAAATTTAAAACTGGAGTAATACATGAGTCTCCATCTATAGTAGGAGATGGAACGATATATGTTGGTGCAGAAAACTATTCTTATCCTCTTTTCCAAAGAGGAATATTATATGCTATAAATCCGGATGGAACAGAAAAATGGAGAATACTGGTAGCAACCAGTGGCATTTCCTCCTCTACTGCAATAGGAAAAGACGGAACGATATATGTTGGGGGACACAACACTACATCTGATGGTGAATTAGTCGGTGGATTATATGCTATCGGTGGAATAAAAATAGAAAGGCCGAAGCAAGGTTTTCTTTATTTCAACGACAGAGAAATCATGCCAACAAAATATGGAAACACAATAATAATTGGAAAGATAAGCGTTAACATCTATGCATTTAATGAAGAAAATGTGAGCAAAGTTGAGTTCTATCTGGATGATGGCCTGGTAGGAGTAGATACAGCTGCACCATTTGAAATTGTATTAAACGAAAAAGCGTTTTGGAAACATACTCTAAAAGCAAAAGCATATTACATTGATGGATCTACTCCTGTACAAGAAATGGATTTATTCATATTTAACCTTGGTCTTTCCCAGATATAG
- a CDS encoding amino acid-binding protein, which produces MWRKIYALFKKFPAQQKVVELLLTYGLRVENNTLFCGKIELSYSKVARAVGVDRRAVVSTVEAVWKNKDLRKIFLMLQPTCHLKEVAPQMNWGVVEIIPVDASMPGILASVSSIIAKAKISIRQAIVDDYKLSKEPRLFIVTEKPLSGNILSKIRTSKGVKGVVAY; this is translated from the coding sequence ATGTGGAGAAAGATATATGCCTTATTCAAAAAATTTCCAGCACAGCAAAAAGTGGTAGAACTTCTCCTTACTTATGGTTTGCGGGTAGAAAATAATACTCTTTTTTGTGGAAAAATCGAATTATCGTATTCCAAGGTTGCAAGGGCAGTAGGAGTTGATAGGAGAGCAGTGGTAAGCACAGTCGAGGCGGTATGGAAAAACAAGGATTTGAGAAAAATTTTTTTGATGCTTCAGCCAACGTGCCATTTAAAAGAAGTGGCACCACAAATGAACTGGGGAGTTGTGGAAATAATACCCGTGGACGCCAGTATGCCGGGGATACTTGCTTCCGTTTCTTCAATTATTGCAAAGGCAAAAATAAGCATACGCCAGGCGATAGTGGATGATTACAAACTTTCAAAAGAGCCCAGGCTTTTTATTGTCACAGAAAAACCGTTGTCCGGAAACATACTTTCAAAAATAAGGACAAGCAAGGGAGTAAAAGGGGTTGTTGCATACTGA
- a CDS encoding PKD domain-containing protein encodes MAAGVILPSIPFDAEGASAPSEPLDPCFLAGTQITMADGSHKNIKQVEVGDMVKSFDNGSIVIGEVTEVYSHNPSEMPEYYMVINDKLRVTPNHIIYVNNEWIPARNITEGDELLGEHDETVIVTSVERVQEQAPTYNLEIQSYHTFFADGILVHNAKAPAEPIEPINNPPYTPSKPSGPTSVKTPPARFLSGTAIRMADGSHKNIKHIEQGDVVVSYNKGQVVNGEVIDVYEHTPEEMGDYYVVINDKIRVTPNHFLYVSGRWIPAKQVKIGDELIGENKEVVIVTSVEKVWEQVPTYNLEVDIYHTFFADGILVHNAKAGYTYSTSTTDPDGDNIYYLFDWGDGTDSGWRGPYSSGSTGYAYHLWNTPGTYQVKAKAKDEHGAVSSWSSSLTVVVNAAPVADFTYSPSSPTTQDTIQFTDQSTDEDGYIVSWSWNFGDGATSSIQNPTHQYPDDETYTVTLTVEDNDGATSSASKDVAVQNVAPTANFDYSPLDPTTESIIQFTDKSSDSDGDITAWQWNFGDGSTTSTQQNPSHVYTSAGSYSVTLTVTDNDGATASKTKTITVITEKEIDIGFIRSVTAQLAYYIFSYSRGRYFGTEGEQATSIYIQSNMTWIGLESAYRDPIDKDSLNVRPEVTNYYLNVTATNKTDPDDIHWVNRTLGSSFPFPPLVPGTHDSGWVGMSDEYQEGMIWLLEEN; translated from the coding sequence ATGGCAGCAGGTGTAATCCTGCCATCAATACCGTTTGATGCCGAGGGCGCATCGGCACCAAGCGAGCCGTTGGATCCCTGTTTCCTTGCGGGGACACAAATCACAATGGCAGACGGTTCCCACAAAAACATCAAGCAGGTGGAAGTGGGCGATATGGTGAAGTCCTTTGACAATGGCTCAATTGTTATCGGCGAGGTAACGGAAGTATATTCTCATAACCCTAGCGAAATGCCGGAATACTACATGGTAATCAATGATAAACTTCGGGTAACCCCAAACCACATCATTTATGTCAACAATGAGTGGATACCTGCCAGAAATATCACTGAAGGAGATGAACTGCTTGGCGAGCACGATGAGACTGTAATTGTCACCTCTGTAGAACGAGTGCAGGAGCAGGCTCCCACATACAATCTTGAAATTCAGAGCTATCATACCTTTTTCGCGGATGGCATATTAGTGCATAATGCAAAGGCTCCGGCAGAGCCGATAGAGCCGATTAATAATCCTCCGTACACACCAAGCAAGCCTTCAGGACCTACCTCTGTTAAAACTCCTCCTGCGCGTTTCCTTAGCGGAACGGCGATACGGATGGCGGATGGCTCACACAAGAACATTAAACACATCGAGCAGGGCGATGTGGTTGTTTCATACAACAAAGGTCAAGTGGTGAACGGAGAGGTTATCGATGTGTATGAGCATACTCCGGAGGAAATGGGAGATTATTATGTGGTTATCAATGATAAAATTCGGGTGACACCAAACCATTTCCTTTATGTGAGTGGGAGATGGATACCCGCCAAGCAGGTAAAAATCGGCGATGAGCTAATTGGTGAAAACAAGGAGGTTGTTATAGTCACCTCTGTGGAAAAAGTGTGGGAACAGGTACCCACATACAATCTTGAAGTCGACATATATCACACCTTTTTTGCAGATGGAATATTGGTACACAATGCGAAAGCAGGCTATACGTATTCGACATCAACCACCGACCCAGATGGTGATAACATCTATTATTTGTTTGACTGGGGCGATGGCACTGACTCTGGATGGCGTGGGCCATATAGCTCAGGCTCCACAGGATATGCGTATCATCTATGGAACACTCCTGGCACCTATCAGGTGAAGGCAAAGGCAAAGGATGAACATGGTGCGGTAAGCAGCTGGTCATCATCTTTAACAGTGGTGGTTAACGCTGCTCCTGTTGCAGACTTTACTTATTCGCCATCATCTCCAACCACCCAAGATACAATCCAATTCACTGATCAATCAACAGATGAGGATGGATATATTGTCTCTTGGTCATGGAACTTTGGAGATGGAGCGACATCCAGCATACAAAATCCTACACACCAGTACCCAGATGATGAAACATATACTGTTACATTAACTGTTGAAGATAATGATGGTGCTACGAGCTCTGCATCGAAAGATGTAGCGGTTCAAAACGTTGCTCCAACTGCAAATTTCGACTATTCCCCATTGGATCCAACAACTGAGAGCATAATACAGTTTACAGATAAATCATCAGACTCAGATGGAGATATAACAGCATGGCAATGGAACTTTGGAGACGGGTCTACTACTTCTACACAACAAAATCCAAGCCATGTTTATACATCTGCTGGCAGTTACAGTGTAACTCTAACAGTTACAGATAATGATGGCGCAACCGCCAGCAAAACAAAAACAATAACCGTTATTACTGAGAAAGAAATAGATATAGGTTTCATAAGGAGTGTAACAGCTCAACTCGCCTACTATATATTTTCATATTCTCGGGGGAGGTACTTTGGAACAGAGGGAGAACAAGCCACATCAATATATATTCAAAGTAACATGACTTGGATAGGTCTCGAAAGCGCCTATCGTGATCCCATTGATAAAGATTCATTAAATGTAAGGCCAGAGGTTACAAATTATTACCTAAACGTAACAGCCACAAATAAAACTGATCCTGATGATATCCATTGGGTAAATAGAACTTTGGGATCAAGTTTTCCATTCCCACCTCTTGTACCAGGAACACATGATTCAGGATGGGTTGGTATGTCAGACGAATATCAAGAAGGAATGATTTGGTTGCTAGAGGAAAACTAG
- a CDS encoding C25 family cysteine peptidase codes for MDRKKAILGTLAIVIVLLGSTQLAGMQLGETSSKNTCDESSIEDLTYSMNFSPPTITEGKRYASVMVKESDSYTINPGAPSMPIAVKTFTFPFETKILDIDCKILNTSVYELPQKIAPATGHVIADSASRPITMEENKEVYMSSDPYPEKWFNYGTTVGLKDGKHVIFLTVELHPVRYFPLSDTIESVNNAEIKVTFEKRQQQSTFNNARDLLIIAPDKFSDALQPLIEHKENHGVKIIFASTESIYQTSSGRDDAEKIKYFIKDAIEGLGIKYVMLVGGMKGQRLNSWYVPVRYSHLDDNSSWEASYISDLYYADIYKYEDGMPVFDDWDSNSNDIFAEWNINNKDVLDLSPDVYVGRLPCRNTFEVNLVVDRIIKYETSTYGQDWFKRMVVIGGDSFPDQEVGTDYIEGQVETDHALSFMDGFEHVRIYVKGGDIEFTPENTGSALSEGEGFVYFSGHGNPASWATHPHNDFDTWIDFGLKNIRKLDNGEKLPVLIVGGCHNSQFNVSVFRLLTEGIWAYYLGEMTPECWGWLFTRGMNGGSIATIGNTGLGYGSVGDGPVDEIPDSVPDGIPDCIQYLGGWIETHFFKVYNHCGKDILGETWGTTVTDYVNTFPIDWSMDWSESPYTSELVDCKTAQEWVLFGDPSLKIGGYA; via the coding sequence ATGGATAGAAAAAAAGCGATTTTAGGAACCCTGGCAATCGTGATAGTGTTATTGGGCAGCACCCAGTTGGCAGGCATGCAATTGGGCGAAACAAGCAGCAAAAACACATGTGATGAATCTTCAATAGAGGATTTGACATATAGCATGAATTTTTCCCCACCAACCATTACCGAGGGAAAGAGATATGCATCCGTCATGGTAAAAGAATCTGATTCTTATACAATAAATCCAGGGGCGCCATCAATGCCTATTGCTGTAAAAACTTTCACATTTCCTTTCGAGACAAAAATATTGGATATTGACTGCAAAATTTTAAACACTTCAGTATATGAACTGCCACAAAAGATTGCACCGGCCACCGGACATGTTATAGCAGATAGTGCTTCACGTCCTATCACAATGGAAGAAAATAAAGAAGTTTACATGTCAAGCGATCCATATCCAGAAAAGTGGTTTAATTATGGGACTACTGTTGGACTCAAGGATGGAAAGCATGTTATATTTTTGACGGTTGAACTACATCCAGTGAGATATTTTCCTTTGTCTGATACCATAGAATCTGTAAATAATGCCGAAATAAAGGTTACGTTTGAAAAAAGGCAGCAGCAGTCTACTTTTAATAATGCGCGTGACTTGCTCATCATTGCACCCGACAAATTTTCGGATGCTTTACAGCCGTTGATAGAGCATAAAGAAAACCATGGTGTAAAAATAATATTTGCTTCAACCGAGAGCATATATCAGACATCCAGTGGAAGAGATGATGCTGAAAAAATCAAATATTTCATTAAAGATGCTATAGAGGGTTTGGGAATAAAATATGTAATGCTCGTTGGCGGAATGAAAGGGCAGCGTCTTAATTCATGGTATGTGCCGGTAAGATATTCTCATCTGGATGACAACTCGAGCTGGGAGGCAAGTTACATCAGCGACCTTTATTATGCTGATATTTACAAATATGAGGACGGAATGCCTGTTTTTGATGACTGGGATTCAAACAGCAACGACATTTTTGCGGAATGGAATATCAACAACAAAGATGTTCTTGACTTGTCTCCTGACGTTTATGTTGGCCGTCTTCCGTGTAGAAATACGTTTGAAGTGAATCTGGTGGTTGACAGGATAATAAAATACGAGACTTCAACATATGGACAGGACTGGTTCAAGAGGATGGTCGTTATTGGGGGAGACTCATTCCCTGACCAAGAAGTGGGAACTGATTACATCGAAGGGCAGGTAGAAACAGACCATGCCTTAAGTTTCATGGATGGATTTGAGCATGTCAGGATATATGTGAAAGGGGGCGACATCGAATTCACGCCAGAAAATACAGGGAGTGCTCTTTCCGAGGGAGAAGGATTTGTTTATTTCAGTGGTCATGGAAACCCGGCATCCTGGGCGACCCATCCACACAATGATTTTGATACGTGGATAGATTTTGGTTTGAAAAACATTAGAAAACTCGATAATGGCGAAAAGTTGCCCGTACTGATTGTTGGCGGTTGTCACAACTCTCAGTTCAACGTGAGTGTTTTTCGGTTGCTGACAGAGGGAATTTGGGCATACTACCTGGGCGAGATGACACCGGAATGCTGGGGATGGTTGTTTACGAGGGGCATGAATGGCGGCTCTATTGCCACTATTGGTAACACGGGTCTCGGATACGGGTCAGTGGGGGACGGCCCGGTTGATGAAATCCCGGACAGCGTACCGGACGGCATCCCAGACTGCATACAGTATCTGGGTGGATGGATAGAAACGCACTTCTTCAAAGTCTATAACCATTGTGGCAAGGACATTCTGGGCGAAACATGGGGCACCACAGTAACTGACTATGTGAATACATTCCCGATAGACTGGTCAATGGATTGGTCAGAAAGCCCATATACCTCTGAACTGGTGGATTGCAAAACGGCACAGGAATGGGTTCTCTTCGGCGATCCAAGCCTGAAAATTGGGGGATACGCATAG
- a CDS encoding translation initiation factor IF-5A: protein MKEVAEIRELKANRYVIIDDEPCKIVSITTSKPGKHGEAKARIDAIGVFDNQKRSIVSPVRHKVNIPIIDKRTAQVIAIMGDKVQLMDMETYETFNMDIPDEFKGKLENGKEVQYLQALGKKKITKV from the coding sequence ATGAAGGAAGTTGCTGAAATACGAGAATTAAAGGCAAACAGATACGTGATAATAGACGACGAGCCCTGCAAGATAGTCAGCATAACAACATCCAAGCCGGGCAAGCACGGTGAAGCAAAGGCACGTATAGATGCGATAGGTGTCTTCGACAATCAGAAGAGGAGTATAGTAAGTCCTGTACGCCATAAGGTCAACATACCCATTATAGATAAAAGGACTGCTCAAGTTATAGCGATTATGGGAGATAAAGTCCAATTGATGGATATGGAAACGTACGAAACTTTTAATATGGATATACCCGATGAATTCAAGGGCAAATTGGAGAACGGAAAAGAGGTACAGTATCTGCAGGCCCTGGGAAAGAAAAAGATAACGAAAGTGTAA
- a CDS encoding M28 family peptidase, translating into MDCWNDTFFMAGTRVQKGGVSVTGADGKWIKQYLNNPNYKVKARIYMEDTSSSVESYNVMGEIPGIDNSKVIIVGAHYDGLWNQAAIDDAIGTGIMLGIAKYFKENNIVPKYKLKFVAFAGEEWQRRGSKDYKKEYLETSEGTTTSTENVEYMINIDMVAHNTLSPLNMTSNDASVVSKVNEIAQQINYEGKSGYEFDSIYGTPEATDAETFVDYTTVIDFGKELYKGYHRDGNNHNKGDVMGNIDDDDLSATAELTLEVVKCYAVENPPNVPSNPSPANGATGIGINTDISWTGGDPDPGDTVTYDVYFGTDSTPDSTELVSSGQTTTVYDPGTLSYSTTYYWQIVAKDNWGEVSGGEIWHFTTEGTPNSPPYTPSNPSPADGATVPINDGSSQQQASTTASELAALSPVNTLKLSWTGGDPDGDVVYYDVYFEANDNTPDVKIASDITSTSCYISNLQAGTTYYWKVVATDEHGATTYGQVWHFYTV; encoded by the coding sequence ATGGATTGTTGGAACGATACATTCTTTATGGCTGGAACACGGGTTCAAAAAGGTGGAGTCTCTGTAACTGGAGCAGATGGAAAATGGATAAAGCAGTACCTAAATAACCCAAATTACAAGGTGAAGGCAAGGATATATATGGAAGATACTTCCTCATCAGTAGAAAGCTATAACGTCATGGGGGAAATTCCTGGGATAGATAACTCAAAAGTAATAATCGTCGGAGCACATTATGATGGATTATGGAATCAAGCAGCAATAGACGATGCTATCGGAACTGGCATCATGTTAGGAATAGCGAAATATTTCAAGGAAAACAACATAGTTCCTAAATATAAATTAAAGTTTGTCGCTTTTGCTGGAGAAGAGTGGCAAAGAAGAGGATCTAAGGATTATAAAAAAGAATATCTAGAAACATCTGAAGGAACAACAACTTCAACAGAAAATGTAGAATATATGATTAACATTGATATGGTAGCCCACAATACTCTATCACCGCTAAATATGACATCTAATGACGCATCTGTAGTGAGCAAGGTAAACGAAATAGCACAGCAAATAAATTATGAAGGAAAGTCAGGCTATGAATTCGATTCCATTTACGGCACTCCAGAAGCAACTGATGCTGAGACATTTGTAGATTATACAACAGTTATTGATTTTGGGAAAGAGCTATATAAAGGATATCATAGAGATGGGAATAACCACAACAAAGGCGATGTAATGGGCAATATAGATGATGACGACTTAAGTGCTACTGCAGAACTAACATTGGAAGTTGTTAAATGTTATGCAGTGGAAAACCCGCCAAATGTGCCATCAAATCCATCTCCAGCCAATGGTGCTACTGGTATTGGTATCAACACAGATATAAGCTGGACTGGAGGTGATCCAGATCCAGGCGATACAGTAACATATGATGTATACTTTGGTACTGATTCAACTCCTGATTCCACTGAACTGGTATCTTCTGGACAAACAACCACAGTATATGATCCAGGAACTTTAAGCTATTCAACTACCTACTACTGGCAGATAGTGGCAAAAGATAACTGGGGTGAAGTTAGTGGAGGAGAGATATGGCATTTCACTACAGAAGGAACACCAAATAGCCCACCATATACTCCTTCTAATCCATCTCCAGCAGATGGCGCAACTGTACCCATAAATGATGGATCTTCTCAGCAACAAGCATCAACAACAGCATCGGAGCTAGCTGCATTAAGCCCTGTAAATACATTGAAGTTGAGCTGGACTGGTGGAGATCCAGATGGAGATGTTGTTTACTACGATGTCTACTTCGAAGCAAATGACAATACGCCTGATGTAAAAATTGCATCTGATATAACATCAACAAGTTGTTATATAAGCAATTTACAAGCTGGCACAACTTATTACTGGAAAGTGGTTGCGACAGATGAGCATGGTGCAACTACATATGGACAAGTATGGCATTTTTACACTGTTTAG
- a CDS encoding TIGR00295 family protein codes for MVDVTVFRYGHRIARDKRITTHIALVARAFGARKIVIDRKDEGIEKVVKSVNERFGDDFEIETGVNWKGVIKNWDGLIVHLTMYGKKITDVVDEIKKHDKVLAVVGSKKVPGDFYSLADFNVAVGNQPHSEVAALAIFMHYVTDGQWMDNDFYGKFQIIPQKSGKKVIERDYIKILRDEGCSQEVINHSFKVQKLAMKIAEKMRKRGIDIDMNTVFLGSLFHDIGRVKTHGIQHIAEGAKIAKRLGLPEKVVLAIERHGGAGIDKDDAIKLGLPPSDYTPRTLEEEIIAHADNLTGNGYRTIDDVVKKFEEKAGRKATEKVIKLHEKLSELCGIDVGDLV; via the coding sequence ATGGTAGATGTCACAGTTTTTAGATACGGACATAGAATTGCAAGAGATAAGCGTATAACAACCCATATCGCACTTGTTGCAAGGGCATTCGGTGCCAGGAAGATAGTCATAGATAGAAAAGATGAAGGAATAGAAAAAGTTGTCAAGAGCGTTAATGAGAGATTTGGCGACGATTTTGAGATAGAAACGGGCGTTAATTGGAAAGGTGTTATAAAAAACTGGGACGGATTGATTGTGCATCTTACCATGTATGGGAAAAAAATAACCGACGTTGTGGATGAAATAAAAAAACACGATAAAGTGCTTGCTGTTGTAGGCTCAAAAAAAGTTCCAGGAGATTTTTACTCGCTGGCAGATTTCAATGTTGCTGTGGGAAACCAGCCACATTCTGAAGTGGCAGCCCTGGCGATATTCATGCATTATGTCACCGACGGACAATGGATGGACAATGACTTTTACGGAAAATTTCAGATAATACCCCAAAAAAGCGGAAAGAAAGTTATTGAGAGAGATTACATAAAAATTTTACGGGATGAAGGATGTTCACAGGAAGTAATAAACCATTCATTTAAAGTTCAGAAGCTGGCCATGAAAATAGCGGAGAAAATGCGGAAAAGAGGTATAGATATCGACATGAACACCGTTTTCCTCGGCTCTTTGTTTCACGACATCGGGAGGGTGAAAACACACGGAATTCAGCATATCGCCGAGGGGGCAAAAATCGCCAAACGCCTTGGCCTTCCAGAGAAAGTAGTGCTGGCAATAGAAAGGCATGGCGGGGCAGGCATAGATAAAGATGATGCGATAAAACTGGGTTTGCCACCGAGTGACTACACGCCCCGCACCTTAGAAGAGGAAATAATCGCTCATGCTGATAACCTTACGGGCAATGGTTACAGAACCATCGATGACGTTGTAAAAAAATTTGAGGAAAAAGCGGGCAGAAAAGCCACCGAGAAAGTGATAAAACTTCACGAAAAACTTAGCGAATTGTGCGGTATCGATGTAGGTGATTTGGTATGA
- a CDS encoding right-handed parallel beta-helix repeat-containing protein, with the protein MKKVAALLISFLLFIPFASIDGGNVASNMNTNNTLYVGGSGPNNYTKIQDAINDASNGDTIFVYSGIYPEHVRIYKPINLIGENENTTIIDGMNETDVTVFSITANHVNFSHFTIRNISGGKWTFGIKIEDGNHIEISNCIIKECDGIGIFSTDNISIENCNISQNYWGLDIRGGNNIEIGNCTISYNIGKKDDNGWLIGGDGIFAEGVSEGPISNIRITNCSIYHNGDGVEVFGASNVFISNCDINTYNFSGINIGPSIFNCTILDCNISHGYVGIDMGSVDAKIGNCSITGNFWGIRMGSTSKDAKVFIRYNNIENNSYGIYVCTGISNSYIDYNNIYNNGIGMKAEFSVCNARNNYWGSPLGPSHLFGLRGDRIQTTLAKVFYFPWLKEECKIG; encoded by the coding sequence ATGAAAAAGGTTGCAGCGTTGTTGATTTCATTCCTTTTATTCATTCCATTTGCATCTATCGATGGAGGCAACGTTGCTTCAAACATGAATACAAACAATACTCTTTATGTTGGGGGCTCTGGTCCAAACAACTATACAAAGATACAGGATGCAATAAATGATGCAAGTAATGGTGATACAATTTTTGTTTATTCAGGCATTTACCCCGAGCATGTAAGAATATACAAACCAATAAATTTGATTGGAGAAAATGAAAATACCACGATAATAGATGGAATGAATGAAACAGATGTAACGGTCTTCAGCATAACAGCAAATCATGTCAATTTCAGTCACTTTACAATAAGAAATATCTCTGGTGGGAAATGGACATTCGGTATAAAAATAGAAGATGGAAATCATATTGAAATCTCAAATTGCATAATAAAAGAGTGCGATGGAATCGGGATTTTTTCAACGGATAACATTTCCATAGAAAACTGCAATATATCTCAGAACTATTGGGGGCTAGATATCAGAGGAGGTAATAACATTGAAATAGGAAATTGCACAATATCGTACAACATTGGTAAAAAAGATGATAATGGATGGCTAATAGGGGGAGATGGAATATTTGCAGAAGGAGTTAGCGAAGGTCCTATATCAAATATTCGCATAACCAATTGTTCCATTTACCACAACGGAGACGGAGTAGAAGTATTCGGTGCATCCAATGTATTTATTTCAAACTGTGACATAAACACTTACAATTTCAGCGGGATTAACATTGGCCCATCGATTTTCAACTGCACTATTCTAGACTGCAATATCTCTCATGGATATGTAGGAATTGATATGGGATCGGTGGATGCAAAAATTGGGAACTGCAGTATAACTGGAAATTTTTGGGGAATAAGGATGGGATCTACATCTAAGGATGCAAAAGTTTTTATACGATATAACAATATTGAAAATAATAGTTATGGAATTTATGTATGCACAGGTATTTCTAATAGTTATATCGATTACAATAATATCTATAATAATGGCATAGGAATGAAAGCAGAATTTTCTGTATGCAATGCCCGCAATAATTATTGGGGCAGTCCATTAGGGCCGAGCCATTTGTTCGGGCTGAGGGGAGATAGAATACAAACAACACTGGCGAAGGTATTTTATTTCCCATGGCTCAAGGAAGAATGTAAAATAGGCTAA